Proteins found in one Legionella pneumophila subsp. pascullei genomic segment:
- the rluB gene encoding 23S rRNA pseudouridine(2605) synthase RluB, producing MSSERLQKILSQAGLGSRREMERWIDNGWVQINGKPAKLGDSAGPHDKISVKGKLIPNPLKIKQNIRVLLYHKPVGEVSSRHDPKFEKTVFDNLPHLRQGRWVQVGRLDLNTSGLLIFTNNGELANQLMHPKYGLEREYAVRVHGQVSQEALNSLLKGVLLDDGLAKFTKIQFRGGEGTNSWYHVTINEGRNREVRRLWESQGVEVSRLIRIRYGMLTMPRFLSRGQFYELTPKEVTEFLDSLPKELS from the coding sequence ATGAGTAGTGAAAGATTACAGAAAATATTAAGTCAGGCTGGCCTCGGATCTCGTCGTGAAATGGAGCGGTGGATTGATAATGGTTGGGTGCAGATTAATGGTAAACCAGCCAAGCTGGGAGACTCCGCTGGACCTCATGATAAAATTAGCGTCAAAGGAAAGTTGATTCCCAATCCCTTAAAGATCAAGCAAAATATCCGAGTTCTTCTTTACCATAAACCCGTCGGTGAGGTCTCCAGTCGACATGATCCAAAGTTTGAAAAAACAGTATTTGACAATTTACCGCATCTTAGACAGGGGCGGTGGGTGCAAGTGGGGCGCCTGGATTTAAATACTTCCGGGTTACTCATTTTTACTAATAATGGCGAATTGGCAAATCAACTCATGCATCCAAAATATGGTTTGGAAAGAGAGTATGCCGTACGGGTTCATGGTCAAGTCAGCCAGGAAGCTTTAAATAGCTTATTGAAAGGAGTTCTGTTGGATGACGGTTTGGCAAAGTTTACCAAAATCCAATTTCGTGGAGGAGAAGGAACTAATTCCTGGTATCATGTGACCATTAATGAAGGAAGAAATAGAGAAGTACGTCGGTTGTGGGAGTCTCAGGGCGTTGAGGTTAGTCGATTAATAAGAATCCGTTATGGTATGCTTACTATGCCCAGATTTTTATCCAGAGGGCAGTTTTATGAGCTTACCCCAAAAGAAGTTACCGAGTTTCTTGATTCTTTACCCAAAGAATTATCTTAA